Proteins encoded by one window of Clostridium bornimense:
- a CDS encoding ABC transporter permease subunit: MLRILKAELFKLKKNTTFKVLCLIILLMSFFTMGITKIMSSEGFIDSITKEMSESEKQIFEQQMQAIPNQDKEIKLSTNMGMTLSGEDPFHPTGKEVFYQSFGTGIIEIFIAVLVGAMVAKEYSQGTIKNTLAYGVKRYKYYIGKVLAISIGVILLLAILVSVSTVGICIFEGWGETFDFGEVLEILKVFGLASLATIAVTSLMMLLATVLKSNGSTIGIGIVLFSVIPMFLGMAYGIYGWLDNIFKFIPAYTWATVVSSFANNGDLLRAAVVSIVTLVIAILVGVCVINKQDIK; encoded by the coding sequence ATGCTTAGAATATTAAAGGCAGAGTTATTTAAATTAAAGAAAAATACTACTTTTAAAGTATTATGTTTGATTATATTATTAATGTCTTTTTTTACTATGGGAATCACAAAGATAATGAGTAGTGAAGGATTTATTGATTCCATTACAAAAGAGATGTCAGAATCAGAAAAACAAATTTTTGAGCAACAAATGCAGGCTATTCCAAATCAAGATAAAGAGATAAAATTATCAACGAATATGGGAATGACTCTTTCTGGAGAGGATCCATTTCATCCTACAGGGAAGGAAGTATTTTATCAATCTTTTGGAACTGGTATTATAGAAATATTTATTGCTGTATTAGTAGGTGCTATGGTGGCAAAAGAATATTCACAAGGAACAATTAAGAACACACTAGCTTATGGTGTAAAGAGATACAAATATTATATTGGAAAAGTTCTAGCAATTTCTATTGGTGTAATTTTGTTATTAGCAATTTTAGTTTCAGTATCTACAGTAGGAATATGTATATTTGAAGGATGGGGTGAAACTTTTGATTTTGGTGAAGTCCTAGAAATTCTAAAGGTATTTGGATTAGCGTCATTAGCAACGATAGCTGTTACATCTCTTATGATGTTGTTAGCAACAGTATTAAAAAGTAACGGATCAACTATCGGAATAGGTATTGTATTATTTTCTGTAATACCAATGTTTTTAGGAATGGCATATGGAATATATGGGTGGTTAGACAATATTTTTAAATTTATCCCGGCATATACTTGGGCAACTGTAGTGAGTTCGTTTGCTAATAATGGAGATTTATTAAGAGCAGCGGTAGTTTCAATAGTTACTTTAGTTATAGCAATTTTGGTGGGAGTTTGTGTAATTAACAAACAAGATATAAAATAA
- a CDS encoding sensor histidine kinase: MNLILLIIILILLAIIIGYKREIKNMSKQIRNSNGYLTPIRISSINREIENLAIEINNLYKKNHESNLRVKENDENLKESIASMAHDLRTPLTSIMGYMQLIESDSVKEIDKNRYIKIVKKRTEKLSNLINSFYDLSRIECNEYKMDLKLVDIKEVFCEVLALFYDNFLEVNIETTVVIDEKVPKVIADEGSVNRVFSNLINNILKYNSGEVKFIVKDEEKFVVTTFINDAPGLNNGDIEKIFNRFYTGDLSRSDNSTGLGLSIVKALIEEMGHEIKASLEEGKLIINILWNK; encoded by the coding sequence ATGAATCTTATATTATTAATAATAATATTGATTTTATTAGCCATTATTATTGGGTATAAAAGAGAAATTAAAAATATGAGTAAGCAGATAAGGAATAGTAATGGCTATTTAACTCCAATAAGAATATCTTCTATAAATAGAGAAATAGAAAATTTAGCGATAGAAATTAATAATTTATATAAAAAAAATCATGAATCGAATTTAAGGGTTAAGGAAAATGATGAAAATCTTAAAGAGAGCATCGCTAGTATGGCTCATGATTTAAGGACTCCTCTTACTTCTATAATGGGATATATGCAGCTTATTGAAAGTGATAGTGTAAAAGAGATAGATAAAAATCGGTATATAAAGATAGTAAAGAAGAGAACAGAAAAATTAAGTAACCTCATAAATTCTTTTTATGACTTATCAAGAATAGAGTGTAATGAGTATAAAATGGATTTAAAATTAGTAGATATCAAGGAAGTATTTTGTGAAGTTTTAGCATTATTTTATGATAATTTTTTAGAGGTAAATATAGAGACAACAGTAGTTATTGATGAAAAAGTTCCTAAGGTTATTGCAGATGAGGGATCAGTAAATAGAGTTTTTTCCAATCTTATAAATAATATATTGAAATATAATAGTGGAGAAGTAAAGTTTATAGTAAAAGATGAAGAAAAGTTTGTAGTAACAACATTTATAAATGATGCACCAGGTTTAAATAACGGAGATATAGAGAAAATTTTCAATAGATTTTATACTGGTGATTTATCGAGAAGTGATAATAGTACAGGGTTAGGATTATCTATTGTAAAAGCTTTGATAGAAGAAATGGGGCATGAGATTAAAGCATCGTTGGAAGAGGGAAAACTAATAATAAATATATTATGGAATAAATAG
- a CDS encoding hemolysin family protein has protein sequence METDPSATSNIAIQLLLVVILTLINAFFASAEMAIVSVNKHKLKLLANEGNKKAQLLLNLTDDPSKLLATIQVGITLAGFFSSASAATGISSHLSKILKSVNIPYSNQISLIGITIILSYITLVFGELYPKRIALRNAESLAMFSVKPIMIVSTIASPFVKFLSLSTNFLVKITGIEKNAIEDSVSREELRSFVEVGQEQGVINETEMDMINSIIEFDDKMAKEIMTPSTETFSIDINIPIKEFIDKLLEEQYSRIPVYSNDLDNIIGIVYLKDIFEAAYNYGFDNINLEKIMRKPYFVPETKNIDVLFKELQDSKQHMSILVDEYGGFSGIVTIEDIIEEVMGNIDDEFDIENHYFCKIDNNNFIVDGLLSLVDLNNYLDINVKSDISDTVGGFLINEIGGIPKPNEDITIEYNNVLFKVEEVDEKRIKKVKISI, from the coding sequence ATGGAAACAGACCCTAGCGCGACGAGTAATATTGCTATACAATTACTTTTAGTTGTTATACTAACATTAATCAATGCTTTTTTTGCATCAGCAGAAATGGCTATCGTATCAGTAAACAAACATAAATTAAAACTCTTAGCTAATGAAGGCAATAAAAAAGCACAACTACTATTAAATCTTACTGATGATCCAAGTAAATTATTGGCTACAATACAAGTAGGAATAACTCTTGCAGGATTTTTCTCTAGTGCCTCCGCTGCAACAGGAATATCAAGTCATTTATCAAAAATTTTAAAATCTGTAAATATTCCTTATAGCAATCAAATTTCACTAATTGGTATAACAATAATTTTATCTTATATCACATTAGTCTTCGGAGAGTTATATCCAAAAAGAATTGCTCTTAGAAATGCGGAATCTTTAGCAATGTTTTCTGTAAAGCCAATAATGATAGTTTCTACTATAGCTTCACCATTTGTAAAATTTCTTTCCTTATCAACTAACTTTCTTGTTAAAATTACTGGGATAGAAAAAAATGCTATAGAAGATAGCGTCTCTCGTGAAGAACTTCGTTCTTTTGTTGAAGTTGGACAAGAGCAAGGTGTTATTAATGAGACCGAAATGGATATGATTAATAGTATCATAGAATTCGATGATAAAATGGCAAAAGAAATTATGACTCCTAGTACTGAGACATTTTCTATTGACATTAATATTCCTATCAAAGAATTCATTGATAAATTGTTAGAAGAGCAATATTCAAGAATACCAGTTTACTCAAATGATCTTGATAACATTATTGGTATTGTATATCTTAAGGATATATTTGAAGCAGCATATAATTATGGATTTGATAACATAAACTTAGAAAAAATAATGAGAAAACCTTATTTTGTTCCAGAAACAAAAAATATTGATGTTCTTTTTAAAGAATTACAAGATTCAAAACAACATATGTCTATATTAGTGGACGAGTATGGTGGTTTTTCTGGAATTGTAACCATTGAAGATATTATAGAAGAAGTTATGGGAAATATAGATGATGAGTTTGACATAGAAAATCATTACTTCTGTAAAATCGATAATAATAACTTCATTGTTGATGGGTTACTCTCTCTTGTAGATTTAAATAACTACCTCGATATAAATGTAAAATCAGATATTTCTGATACTGTAGGCGGATTTCTTATTAATGAAATTGGGGGAATACCAAAACCTAATGAAGATATCACCATTGAATATAACAATGTCCTATTTAAAGTAGAAGAAGTAGATGAAAAACGAATAAAAAAGGTTAAAATTTCTATATAA